From a single Streptomyces liliifuscus genomic region:
- a CDS encoding M16 family metallopeptidase, with protein sequence MTSSSSTATARTSSEARAVARTQTLIKGTNGIGTVRKTTLPGGLRIVTETLPSVRSATFGIWAHVGSRDETPTLNGATHYLEHLLFKGTQKRSALDISSAIDAVGGEMNAFTAKEYTCYYARVLDTDLPLAIDVVCDMLTGSLILEEDVNVERGAILEEIAMTEDDPGDCVHDLFAHTMLGDTPLGRPVLGTVDTVNALTADRIRRFYKKHYDPTHLVVAAAGNVDHNKVVRQVRAAFEKSGALRQPDAAPIAPRDGSRTIRTAGRVELLGRKTEQAHIVLGMPGLARTDERRWALGVLNTALGGGMSSRLFQEVREKRGLAYSVYSYTSGFADCGLFGVYAGCRPSQVHDVLKICRDELDQVAEHGLSDDEIGRAIGQLRGSTVLGLEDTGALMNRIGKSELCWGEQMSVDDMLTRIASVTPDDVREVAREILGQRPSLSVIGPLKDKQASRLHEAVA encoded by the coding sequence GTGACGTCGAGTAGCTCCACGGCGACGGCCCGCACCTCCTCGGAGGCGCGGGCCGTCGCCCGTACCCAAACCCTGATCAAGGGCACCAACGGCATCGGCACGGTCCGTAAGACCACCCTCCCCGGCGGCCTGCGCATCGTCACCGAAACCCTGCCGTCGGTCCGCTCCGCGACCTTCGGCATCTGGGCCCACGTCGGCTCCCGTGACGAGACGCCGACTCTGAACGGCGCCACGCACTACCTGGAGCACCTCCTCTTCAAGGGCACGCAGAAGCGCAGCGCCCTGGACATCTCCTCCGCCATCGACGCGGTCGGCGGCGAGATGAACGCGTTCACGGCGAAGGAGTACACGTGCTACTACGCACGCGTGCTCGACACCGACCTCCCGCTCGCCATCGACGTCGTCTGCGACATGCTCACGGGCTCGCTGATCCTCGAAGAGGACGTGAACGTCGAGCGGGGCGCGATCCTCGAAGAGATCGCCATGACGGAGGACGACCCGGGCGACTGCGTGCACGACCTGTTCGCGCACACCATGCTCGGCGACACCCCCCTCGGCCGCCCGGTCCTCGGCACGGTCGACACCGTCAACGCCCTCACCGCGGACCGCATCCGCCGCTTCTACAAGAAGCACTACGACCCGACCCACCTCGTGGTCGCCGCCGCCGGAAACGTCGACCACAACAAGGTCGTACGCCAGGTCCGCGCCGCCTTCGAGAAGTCGGGCGCCCTCAGGCAGCCGGACGCGGCTCCGATCGCCCCGCGCGACGGCTCCCGCACCATCCGTACGGCCGGCCGTGTCGAACTCCTCGGCCGCAAGACCGAGCAGGCCCACATCGTGCTCGGCATGCCGGGCCTGGCCCGCACGGACGAGCGCCGCTGGGCCCTGGGCGTCCTGAACACCGCGCTGGGCGGCGGCATGTCCTCCCGCCTCTTCCAGGAGGTCCGCGAGAAGCGCGGCCTGGCCTACAGCGTGTACTCGTACACCTCGGGCTTCGCCGACTGCGGTCTCTTCGGTGTGTACGCGGGCTGCAGGCCCAGCCAGGTCCACGACGTGCTGAAGATCTGCCGCGACGAACTCGACCAGGTCGCCGAGCACGGCCTCTCGGACGACGAGATCGGCCGCGCCATCGGCCAGCTCCGCGGCTCCACGGTCCTCGGCCTGGAGGACACGGGCGCGCTGATGAACCGTATCGGCAAGAGCGAGCTGTGCTGGGGCGAGCAGATGTCCGTCGACGACATGCTGACCCGGATCGCCTCGGTCACCCCGGACGACGTACGGGAGGTGGCCCGCGAGATCCTGGGACAGCGGCCCTCGCTGTCGGTCATCGGCCCGCTGAAGGACAAACAGGCTTCCCGTCTGCACGAAGCGGTCGCGTAA
- a CDS encoding polyribonucleotide nucleotidyltransferase, which translates to MENETHYAEAVIDNGTFGTRTIRFETGRLAKQAAGSAVAYLDDDTMVLSATTASKKPKENLDFFPLTVDVEERMYAAGKIPGSFFRREGRPSEDAILTCRLIDRPLRPSFKKGLRNEIQVVATIMALNPDHLYDVVAINAASASTQLAGLPFSGPIGGVRVALINGQWVAFPTHTELEDAVFDMVVAGRVLEDGDVAIMMVEAEATEKTIALVAGGAEAPTEEIVASGLDAAKPFIKVLCKAQADLAAKAAKPTGEFPVFLDYQDDVLEALTAAVKSELSQALTIAGKQDREAELDRVKEIAAEKLLPQFEGREKEISAAYRSLTKSLVRERVIKDKVRIDGRGVTDIRTLAAEVEAIPRVHGSALFERGETQILGVTTLNMLRMEQQLDTLSPVTRKRYMHNYNFPPYSVGETGRVGSPKRREIGHGALAERAIVPVLPSREDFPYAIRQVSEALGSNGSTSMGSVCASTMSLLNAGVPLKAPVAGIAMGLISQEINGETHYVALTDILGAEDAFGDMDFKVAGTKEFVTALQLDTKLDGIPASVLAAALKQARDARLHILDVMMEAIDTPDEMSPNAPRIITVKIPVDKIGEVIGPKGKMINQIQEDTGADITIEDDGTIYIGAAQGSQAEAARATINGIANPTMPEVGERYLGTVVKTTTFGAFVSLLPGKDGLLHISQIRKLAGGKRVENVEDVVGVGSKVQVEIAEIDSRGKLSLIPVIEGEGDDEKKDDTDK; encoded by the coding sequence GTGGAGAATGAGACCCACTACGCCGAGGCCGTTATCGACAACGGAACCTTCGGCACCCGCACCATCCGCTTCGAGACGGGCCGCCTGGCCAAGCAGGCCGCCGGCTCCGCCGTGGCGTATCTGGACGACGACACCATGGTGCTGTCGGCCACCACTGCCTCCAAGAAGCCCAAGGAGAACCTCGACTTCTTCCCCCTCACGGTGGACGTCGAGGAGCGCATGTACGCGGCCGGGAAGATCCCCGGTTCCTTCTTCCGTCGTGAGGGCCGGCCCTCTGAGGACGCGATCCTCACCTGCCGCCTGATCGACCGCCCGCTGCGCCCGTCCTTCAAGAAGGGCCTGCGCAACGAGATCCAGGTCGTCGCCACGATCATGGCGCTCAACCCCGACCACCTGTACGACGTCGTGGCGATCAACGCCGCCTCCGCGTCCACCCAGCTGGCCGGTCTGCCCTTCTCCGGCCCGATCGGCGGCGTCCGCGTTGCGCTGATCAACGGCCAGTGGGTCGCGTTCCCGACGCACACCGAGCTCGAGGACGCCGTCTTCGACATGGTCGTCGCCGGTCGCGTCCTGGAGGACGGCGACGTCGCGATCATGATGGTCGAGGCCGAGGCCACCGAGAAGACCATCGCCCTGGTCGCGGGCGGCGCCGAGGCTCCGACCGAGGAGATCGTCGCCTCCGGTCTGGACGCCGCGAAGCCCTTCATCAAGGTGCTCTGCAAGGCCCAGGCCGACCTCGCCGCCAAGGCCGCCAAGCCCACCGGCGAGTTCCCGGTCTTCCTCGACTACCAGGACGACGTCCTGGAGGCCCTGACCGCCGCGGTCAAGAGCGAGCTCTCCCAGGCGCTCACCATCGCCGGCAAGCAGGACCGCGAGGCCGAGCTGGACCGCGTCAAGGAGATCGCCGCCGAGAAGCTGCTCCCGCAGTTCGAGGGCCGCGAGAAGGAGATCTCCGCCGCGTACCGCTCGCTGACCAAGTCCCTGGTCCGTGAGCGCGTCATCAAGGACAAGGTCCGCATCGACGGCCGTGGCGTCACGGACATCCGTACGCTCGCCGCCGAGGTCGAGGCCATCCCGCGCGTGCACGGCTCGGCGCTGTTCGAGCGTGGCGAGACCCAGATCCTGGGCGTCACCACCCTCAACATGCTCCGGATGGAGCAGCAGCTGGACACCCTTTCCCCGGTGACCCGCAAGCGCTACATGCACAACTACAACTTCCCGCCCTACTCCGTGGGCGAGACCGGCCGCGTCGGCTCCCCGAAGCGCCGCGAGATCGGCCACGGCGCTCTCGCCGAGCGCGCGATCGTCCCGGTCCTGCCCTCGCGCGAGGACTTCCCGTACGCGATCCGTCAGGTGTCCGAGGCCCTCGGCTCCAACGGCTCGACGTCCATGGGCTCGGTCTGCGCCTCCACCATGTCGCTGCTCAACGCCGGTGTGCCGCTGAAGGCCCCCGTCGCCGGTATCGCCATGGGCCTGATCTCCCAGGAGATCAACGGCGAGACGCACTACGTCGCCCTCACCGACATCCTCGGTGCGGAGGACGCCTTCGGCGACATGGACTTCAAGGTCGCCGGCACCAAGGAGTTCGTGACCGCCCTCCAGCTCGACACCAAGCTGGACGGCATCCCGGCCTCCGTCCTGGCCGCGGCCCTCAAGCAGGCCCGTGACGCCCGCCTCCACATCCTCGACGTGATGATGGAAGCGATCGACACGCCGGACGAGATGTCCCCGAACGCCCCGCGGATCATCACGGTCAAGATCCCCGTGGACAAGATCGGTGAGGTCATCGGCCCGAAGGGCAAGATGATCAACCAGATCCAGGAGGACACCGGCGCCGACATCACGATCGAGGACGACGGCACCATCTACATCGGTGCCGCCCAGGGCTCGCAGGCCGAGGCCGCCCGCGCCACGATCAACGGCATCGCGAACCCGACCATGCCGGAGGTCGGCGAGCGCTACCTGGGCACCGTCGTGAAGACGACGACCTTCGGTGCGTTCGTGTCGCTGCTCCCGGGCAAGGACGGTCTGCTGCACATCTCGCAGATCCGCAAGCTCGCCGGCGGCAAGCGCGTGGAGAACGTCGAGGACGTCGTCGGCGTGGGCTCCAAGGTCCAGGTCGAGATCGCCGAGATCGACTCCCGCGGCAAGCTCTCCCTGATCCCCGTGATCGAGGGCGAAGGCGACGATGAGAAGAAGGACGACACCGACAAGTGA